The Sinomonas sp. P10A9 genome contains the following window.
CGGCCGCGCGACCCTCGATACCGTCACCGCCCGCTGGGACGTGGACGTGCTCGTCGTCACGCACGACGGCGCGCTGCTCGCCACGCCTGGATTCCGCGCCCCGAGCGCGGCGTAGGGCGTGTCGGTGCAACGCGCCGGCTGAGGCGCCAGCCTGGCGCCCACCGCGACCAGAAAGGCCCACGGTTCGGGCGGCTCAGTGCCAGTCGCTGATCTGCTGATCGTCCGGGTCGGGCGAACCCACACCGGACTCGAGCAGCTGTTTGAGGCTGAGCAGATAGGTGGCCCACTTGGTACTGCAGTGGTGCATGAACTCGACCGGCTCTGCCCAGCCCTCGTGGGCGAACAGCACGATCGTGTAGTCGCCGGCCTGGCTGAGGTCCCAGCTCACATGGGTGCCGATCCATTCCGCCGGGCCGTCCACGACCTCCCAGAGGACCTTCTTCCCGGGCACCGACTCGATGACCTTCATGTCGAAGCCACCGGGGACGAAGCGGAAGGCGATCACGCCGCCCACGTCCGTGTTTCCCGTTGTGTTACGGGCCCACCAGCCGGAGAGCCCCTCGATCGTTGTGAGCGCCGCGTAGACATCGTCCGGCGACGACTTCGCGACTCCGATGCGATGCAGGATGTCGACCATTTCCGTGTCCTTCTTCTCTGCGTGGGGCCCTCTCTTGGTCGTGGGTCCCCTTGGTGGCTATCCCCGCGCCTCGAGGATGTCCTTGATCCGCGCGAGGTCTTTGACATTGGCGCGCCGCATCATCGCCTCCATGAGCGGAGCCGTGAGGGCAGCGAAGCCGCGCGGCGCGCCGTCGTTGCGGAGCGTCATGACCGTGCTTCCGGAGTGGTGGCTGTCGCCTCCGGACTGGTCAACGGCCCACGTGTAGGTGGTGCGCATCGGGAACGGCCCCTGCGCGGTCGCCATGACGAGGCGTTCACCGGGCACGAACTCCTCGACGCGGTACGTGTACGCGAGGTCGCGGCCCATGAACCGGGCGCGGAAGTCGATCTCGCTTCCGACCGCCAGTGGCTTCGGTGTACGCCATACTGCGGAGCGGATGTTCGCGTACCACTCGGGCGCATTGTCCGGATCCGCGGCGTAGGCGGCGACGACGGCGCACGGCCGCGCGATCGTCGTCGCGACCTCGACATCGACCCGGCGGCCAGCGAGACGTTCAGCCACGGGAGGCCACCCGCCCGGTGAAGGCAACGAGGCGGTCGAGTGCGTGAGCGGACTCGTCGACGAGCTTGGCCCCGGCAAACGAGCCACTCGCCCGGACCTGGTCCGTGATGGTCTCCTCGGCGAGCCCGAGGATGTATTGGGACAGCTCGGCGGAGACCTCGAGGTCTCGCCCGAGCGCCGACGCGTAGTCCCACGCGTGCACGAGCAGCTCGATGTTGAGGATGTTGGCCACGCTCGTCGCGGGCATCACGGCGAAGCCCATGTCCACCGTGCCCTCAAGGCCGCGGTGCGCGAGTGCCTCGAGCGTCGGCTGGATCACGACGGCGAGGCGCGCCTCGGCGTCGAACGTCACCGACGAGGAGGGGAATTCAGCAGGGAACTGGGCGCCTATAGCCGTACCGATGCTCACGATGCTCCCGTGCAGGTGGTCGGTGAGGGCAGCGACGTCGAAGTCCTCGCACGGCGTGGGGCGCGCGGCGGCGTCGGGCGTCACGGCGGCGAGTACCCGGTCGAGGACGGCAAACGATGCGTCCGCGCCCGCGATCTGGTCGAAGTGCTCGGGCTGGACCCACACGTCGAGGCCTGCATCGCCCGTCCCTGCAAGCGCCGCAAGACGGCCGAGGTAATGCGTCCACCCCTGGGCGTGATCCTCCTCCTGTGCTGGGCTCAGACCGGCGTGTACGAGGGTGAGGTTCGTGCCGCCCTCGGCAGGCTCAAGCGTGATGGTGAGGTCCGAGGACCCGGGCGGCACCTCTCCGTGGCCCTCCCAGCCGAAGGCGAAGGCGATCCGGCGCCCGGGCTCGACCTCGGTGACGGTGCCTGCGGCGTAGGCGCCGGGGACAACGGTCCAGCGGAAGTCCCCGCCTGCGCGCAGGTCGATGCGGGAGGTGATGGTCATCCAGCGGCGCAGGCGCTCGGGCTGGGTAACGAGGCCGAACGCCTCGTCCGGAGTGACGGGCAGGAACACGGTCTGTGCGAATGTCATGACGGTCCTTCGGATGGGGTCTGGCCTTCGGATAGGTTCTGGCCTTCGGATGGGGTCGGGCCTTCTGACGGGATCTGGCCTGTAGGCCCTGGAGCCGGACCGGACGCCGCGAGGGCGTGCGCGTCTGCGACCAGGAGGTTGAGCTCGTTCGTCCAGAACACGGCTACCTGCTCGTGCAGGCGGGCCATGCCCTTGGCCGATAGCCGATAGAGCCGGTTGCGGCCCTCCTTGCGGACCTCGACGAGGCCCACCTCCGCGAGGAGGAGGAGGTGCTGGGAGATGGCGGATCGCGTCGCCGCAAAGCGATCAGACAGCGGCGTGACCGCGGACTCCCCTGCCGCGAGCAGTTGGAGGATGCGGCGGCGCGTAGGCTCCGCAGCGACTTCCAGGAGATCGGGCATGAATATACGTTAGTCATCACTAACGTATTAAGTCAACGGTTCGGAGGGGCATGCCTTCGGTGGTGTCTGGAATGAGCTCTACAGGCGGGTGAGGATGGGGTACTTCGGGCTCAGGCCGTCGCCCGAGGAGCGGCCCGTGAGCCGGCGCATGACCCAGGGCCCCGCGAACTCGCGGACCCACACGGCATTGGCCCTCAGCTGCTCAACACGGCTGAGGACGGGCAGCTCCGGCATCTCCGGGACGTCGGCGAGGCCCTCGTGCTCGAGGACGCTGAGTACCCGGTTGGCCATCGTCGCGTGGCCGAGGGAGGACATGTGCATGCGGTCGGTGTCCCACATGCGCCAGTCCTGGAATTCATGGAACCGCCAGTAGTCAACCAGCGCTGCGCCGTGGCGCTCGGCGATCCAGCGTACCTGCTCGTTGTAGATCGCGGTCCGTCCGCGCATGGCTCCGAAGACCTTCGAGGAGCCTGCGTCGAACCCAGTGAAGAGGAGCACACGGACCCCCGCCCCGACGAGCCGGGCGACCGCCGCGTCGTAGTCCTCGAGCAGCGCGTCGATGTCTACCTTGGGCCGCAGGATGTCGTTCCCGCCCGCATAGAGCGTCACGAGCGTGGGCCGCAGCGCGAGCGCCGGCTCGATCTGCTCGGCCAGGATCGCGCGGATCTTGCGTCCGCGGATCGCCAGGTTCGCGTAGCCGGTTGCAGGGTCCGCAGCCTGGAGCTGCTCCGCAACCCGGTCGGCCCAGCCCCGCACGCCGTTCGGGCGGGACGCGTCCGGATCGCCCACGCCCTCGGTGAACGAGTCGCCCAGTGCCACGAAGCGAGTGGTGAAGTCGGCGCTCACGGTGTCGCCTCGCCGTCGTGCGTCTCGGCTTCGGCAGCGGGCGCTGTCGTCCCGGCGGGCGCTGTCGTCCCAGATGTCAGCTCGGCGGCCCCAGCCGGCGCCGCCCTCCCGGCTGGCTCTGTCGCCCCAGCCTGCGCAGCCTTGGGACGCTCGCCCTCGATCCGGGCCTGGTCGCGGAAGATCCAGTGGTCCGCCTGCAGCTTGCCAACAATCTTCTCCGCGATCTCGGCCAACCGGGCCACGTCCTGCGGGTCGAGGGGGTCGAGGACGATCTGCCGCACCCGCTCCACGTGGTCGGGGGCGAGGTCCACGATGGTTTCCCACCCGGCGTCGGTCAGATGGGCGGTGGTGACGCGGGCGTCGTCGGGCGAGGGGCGGCGGTCGATCCAGCCGCGTGCCTGGAGCTTGGTCACAACGTGCGAAAGCCGCGACAGCGACGACGAGGTACGCGATGCCAGCTCCTTCATCGGGAGCAGACGCCCTTCGGCCTCGGAGAGCATCGCGAGGACGTTGTAGTCGAACAGGGAGAGCTTGTTCAGCTGGGTCAGGTGGGCGTCCAGTGCAGCAGGCAGGAGGGTGCTCACGCTCAACAGGGCCAGCCAGGCCCGGCGTTCTTCGGCGGTCAGCCAACGGGGTTCCGTCACGGATACCAAGCATAGGCTGTGAACATCCTGAACCGGCTGCGCGGACCGTTCCGCGCGGGCTGCCGCGGGCCCTAGCCTGACGTCGCAGGCTCCACCGACCCCAGCGCCAAGGAACAGCCATGGCTCCAGGACTCGCCGGCATCGACCACATCGTGGTCCTCATGCTCGAGAACAGATCGTTCGACCACATGCTCGGCTACCTCTACCACGGCTCGGGAAACGTCTCGCCGAGCGGGGCGCCTTTCGAGGGGCTCACGGGCACCGAGAGCTGCCCTGGCACGGATGGCAAGCCCGTGCCCGTCTACCCCATCGCCCCGACCACCCCGGACGCGTACTTCATGCCCGGCGCGGACCCGGGCGAAGGGTTCGCGAAGGCGAACAGCCAGCTCTTCGGGACCACGCAGCCGGCCCCCGGTGCCGCCCCCACGATGACCGGATTCGTCACCGACTACGCCCAGGCCATCAAGGACAACCAGGCGAAGAAGTGGTACGTGGTCCCGGGAACGGCGCCGAGCTGGATCATGGGCTGCTACGCGCCGGAAACGCTGCCGGTGCTGAGCGGGCTCGCGCGCGGATTCGCCGTGTGCGACCACTGGTTCAGCTCCGTGCCTACCGAAACCATGCCGAACCGCGCCTTCACGTGTGCCGGGACGAGCCAGGGCCACATGGACGACGTCACCAAGTCCTACACCGTCCCCAGCATCTTCGGGCTCCTCGGCCAGCACGGCATCCCGTGGAAGATCTACGGATACAGCAAGCCGCCGCTCACGCGCCTCAACTTCCCCGACACCCAGAAGGCCCCGGCAGCGAACATCGGCCTGTTCAAGGACTTCCAGGCCGACGCTGCGGCGGGGACGCTCCCGGGTTTCGCCTTCGTGGAACCCAGCTGGAGCTCGACCGGCAACAGCCAGCACCCCAACTACAGCATGGCCGCAGGCGAGCAGCTCATCCTCGACACCTACCATGCGCTCCGCTCGGGGCCCGGCTGGGCCAAGACGCTCCTCATCGTCACCTACGACGAGCACGGCGGCTGCTACGACCACGTCCCGCCGCCCTCGGGTGCCACGCCACCGGACAGCTCCCCCGGCGAGTTCGGCTTCGACTTCACCCGTTTCGGCCCCCGTGTGCCCACCGTCCTCGTGAGCCCTCTCATCCCCGCCGGCACGGTGTTCCGCGTGGCACCGGGGACCATGCCCCTCGATCACACGAGCATCCTCGCCACGGTCGAGCACCGGTTCGGCCTCCCGCCGCTCACCCGCCGGGACGCGGCGGCGCCCGACGTCGGCGCTGCCCTCACGCTGTCTGCCCCCCCGCACGGACGACCCCCTCGCCGGCGTCTCCGCACCCACGCAGCCGGCCCTCCCCGCCGCGCTCGTCGCGACGCCGTCCCACCTCGCCGATGTCCGCGACGAGCTCATGGCGAAGTTCACGCCCGCCGGCTGAGAAGGCGCCTCCGGGGGGTCACTGACAGGCGAGGCGCGGAGCGGACGACGGCGGGCACGCGCCGTCGTCCGCGGGCCCCCCTTCCGCTACGGCGCGGCGTAGAATCGAATCGGCCGACGGTTCTGCGCAACCGGCCGCCGATAGGCGCGGAAGCCAGCTGGGGGGCCAGCTCCGCATCAGCCTTTGCTGGGGAGGCGCTCCCAGACCCTGCGTCCCAAGAAGCTCCACCATGCGTATCCGCAGATTCCTGTCCATCCTCGCCGTCACCCTCCTCGCCGTTTTCGCGATCGGCGCGCCCGCTCAGGCCGCTTCTGGCGGCGGCGGCAATCCGCACTTCATCTACGTCAACGCCCAGCTCGTCGGCAGTGACCTCCAGGTGAACTTCAAAGAAGCCGGCGTCGGAGCCGGGGCCACCGTGGACGTCACGACCACGGCGACGTTCTCGTTCGTCCTCGGCTGCATCAACGGCGGCTCCAACCATCCGAAGGCCTCCAACAAGACCGCTTTCTCGAACACGGTGTCCAAGTCCGAGCCCTTCACCGCCTCCGCGGGCGGCAACGTGATCGCGAGCGAAACGCTCAACGCGCCGTCGATGGGTACCATCCTTTCGAATCTGATCTGCCCGCCCGGACAGACCACAACGCTCCTGAGCGCCGCCTGGACCAACCTCAGCGTGACGGACACGACGAATGGCATCACAGTCAACGTTCCCGGCACGTGGACCGTGTTCTAGGAACCTCTTCTAGGACCGTCCCACACCACCGCGATGCGGAGGGCCGTCCCTGTTTCAGGGATGGCCCTCCCGTCGATCCCGGCACCATCCAGGCACGGAGGGACGCAGAATCCGATGCCGCGGGAATACGATCTTGATGGTTGAATGTTCAAGTGACTATGGACTTCGGCATCTTCACGTTCGGCGAGCTCACTCGCGGAGCCTCAGGCACCTCCCGCTCGGCCGCCCAGCGCATCGACGAGACCATCCGGCTCGCCAAAGCCGCGGACCAGGCGGGGCTCGACATCATTGGCCTCGGCGAGCACCACCGCCACGACTTCGCGTTCTCCGCGCCGGAGATCGTTTTAGCCGCAATAGCACGCGAGACCGAGCGGATCCGGCTCACCACAGCGGTCACCGTCCTCTCGACCCAGGACCCGGCCCGCGTCTTCGAGCAGTTCGCAACCCTGGACATCATCTCCGGCGGCCGCGCCGAGATCATCGCCGGGCGCGGCGTCTTCCCCGAGTCCTTCCCGCTCTTCGGCTACGACCCCGCGAACTACGACGCCCTGTTCGAGGACAAGTTCGAGCTCCTCCTGCAGATGCGGGAGCAGGCCGACGTCACGTGGCCGACACCCGGATCCGCGAATGGCAGGCAGCGCGGCCATCACGCCCTGCAGGACGCCGCGATCGCGCCGCGGCCCGTCCAGGACCGGCTCCCGATCTGGCGCGGCGTGGGCGGCACGCCGTCGAGCTTCGTCCGCGCTGGGCAGGCCGGGGTCCCGCTCTTCCTCGCGCTCCTGTCGGGACCCCAGCACTTCGCGCGGCACGTCGAGCTCTATCGGGCAGCCGCCGCCCAGGCCGGCCACGCGGCGTCGTCCCTCAGAGTCGGAACCGGCAGCCACCTGTATGTGGCGCGGACGTCGCAGGAGGCCCGCGATACGTTCTACCCGCACTACGCGGCGTACATCGAGCAGAACATGCCGCGCCCCGCGGATGGATTCCCGCGCGAGCAGTTCGATGCGTGGGCGGGTCCGGGCGGCGGACTCCTCGTGGGCAGCCCCGCACAGATCACCGAGCGCATCCTCGCGACGCACGAGATGCTCGGCACCGACCGCTTCATGGCCCAGGTGGGCCTCGGGACGCTGCCCTTCGCCGAGACCTCAGCGTCGGTCGAACTGTTCGCCACGGAGGTAGTTCCGGCGGTCAGGAAGGCGCTGGGCCAGTAGCGGCTCGGACCAGTAGCCTTGTGCCCATGAATCACGGCGCCGGCCGCTTCGCCCCCAGCCCTTCCGGCGAACTGCACGTCGGCAACCTGCGCACGGCGCTGCTCGCGTGGCTCTTCGCGAGGTCCACGGGCCGTCGCTTCATCCTGCGCGTCGAGGACCTGGACCGGGCCCGCGCTGGAGCCGAGGCCGTCCAGCTGCGGGACCTCGCCGCCGTCGGCCTCGATTGGGACGGCGAGGTGGTCCGCCAGACCGAACGCGGCGCGCTGTACGACGACGCGATCGCGCGCCTCACCGCGGCGGGCCTCACCTACGAGTGCTACTGCACGCGCCGTGAGATCCAGGAGGCGCCCAGCGCCCCGCACGCGCCGCAGGGGGCATACCCCGGGACATGCCGCGACCTCACCGAGGCGCAGCGCGCACGACGCCGCGCGGAACGTCCCGCCGCGATCCGCCTCAGCGCCGGGGTCACCGAATGGGCCGTCACCGACGGCCTGCACGGGCGGTACACGGGCGTTGTCGACGACTTCGTGCTGCGGCGCAACGACGGGGTCGTGGCGTACAACCTCGCGGTGGTCGTGGATGACGCCGCGCAGGGCGTGGACCAGGTGGTCCGCGGCGACGACCTCCTGCCCTCCACCCCGCGGCAGGCGTACCTCGCGGGGCTGCTCGGCGTGCGCGTGCCCTCGTACGCGCATGTGCCGCTCGTGCTCAACCCAGCTGGCCGACGGCTCGCGAAGCGCGACGGCGCGGTGACCCTTGGGGCCCTCGCGCTCCTGGGGGTGCCGGCCGAGCAGGTGACAGCGCTCCTCCTCGAGTCGCTTGGCCTGCCTGGCGCGCTCGGGGACGCACTCCGGGACTTCCGCCCCGAGGCGCTCCCCCGCGATCCGTGGGTCCTCCACCCGGCCGCTCTCACCGCCCGGGCGCGACCCCGCGAACTGTCGGGTTGATGCGGGTGCGGGGCCACTCAGACCGGCACTAATCCGACAAATGCGCCCGGCCCTCACGCTGCGTGATCAGCTCTGCATCGTGAAGCGCGCCGCCGTGCGGCCGCCAAGCCAAGGGACGCCGTAGAGCCTGCGGAACGCTGCGTTGCGCGCGGCCATGAGCGGCGGCGGGAGGGCCCTTCCCAGGGTCATGTTGACCCTCGCCTGCCGCGCGGCCGCACGCGCCGCACGCAGCCGTTCGCGCTCGGTCGCGACCCAGAGTTGCGACCAGCCGGAGCCGGAACCACCGCTGGAACCACCGCGATCGAGTCCGGCGGCGATGAGCGGGGCGAAGGCCTCGGCGTCGAGCCATCCCAGAGTCATGCCCTGGCCGCCGATGGGGCTCACCTCATGGGCAGCGTCCCCGGCGAGCACCACGCGCCCGACCACCATCCGTGCCGCAAGCCGCTCCATGACCGTGAAGGCACTCAGCATCGTGCACGCGGAAGTGTCGAGGGCCGCGCCGGTCCGCTCCGCGATGATCTGCGCGAGGTCCCTGGCAGAGGGGTCGACGGCCGGCTCGTCCAGATGCGCCACCCATCGACGTACCCCGCCCGGCAGCGGGAACGATTCGACGATTCCTGCCGCCTCGAGGTGCAGCACGGCGAGCGCGCCGTCGCCCGTCGCGTCCGCGAAGTCCCCCATGAGGTACGCGTCGCGGAGCGGGTGCCCGTACGTGGGGACGCCGAGGCACGAGCGCAGCGGCGAGCGCGCGCCGTCGGCCGCGACGACCCAGCGCCCCGCGTACGTGCCGTCCTCGCAGCGCACGACGGCGCCGCCCGCCGTCTGCTCGGTCCGCACCGCGCGCACGCCGCGGCGGAGGGCACCGGGGGCGATCGCGGCGAGCCGGGACTCGAGCGCCTCCTCCGTGGCCCACTGCGGCACGGCGAGCACGGGAGGATCGAAATGCAGCCGTGCTATCTCCTCCGTCCGGCCCGAGGCCCGCGAGCGCGCGACGCCCTCCCCGATCTGCACCCCCTGCGCCACGAGGGCCCCCGCCACGCCGGCCCGCTCCAGGACGCGCAGCCCGGGCGGATGGATGCCGATGGCGCGGGTGTGGCCGAGCCGCTCGGGCCTCGCCTCGAGGACTACGACGTCCGCCCCGTGGAGCGCCAGGAGGATTCCGAAGCACATCCCCACCGGCCCCCCGCCGACGACGACGGCGTCGTGCACCTCGCGCCGGCCGTGTGCCTCCACCCTCCTGCCCCGCCGCTACGGCAGGAGTCGGGTCATGAGTGCCGTCTCGACGGTGAGGCCGGGGCCGAACGCCATCGCGCACACGCGCTCGGCGCCGGCGGCGCGCGAACCCGGCCCGGCGGCGTCGTGCGCGCCAGCGCCGGCCTGCGCGCCGTCGTGCGCGCCAGCGCCGGTCGCCGCGGGCAGCGCGAGGATCTTCTCGAGGACGAACATGATCGTGGCGCTGGACATGTTGCCGAACTCGCGGAGGGTGTCGTAGGCGGGCGCGGCCTGGGCCTCGGACAGCCCAAGGCGCGCGGCAACCTTGTCCACGATGCTGCGGCCGCCGGGGTGTACGGCCCAGTGGTCGATTTCCGCGTGCGGGCGGCCGGCAAGCTCCGGGTCCCGCGCGAGCAGCGGCTCGAGGGCACCGGTGATGTGGTCGTCGATGATGTGCGGGACGTAGGTCCCGAGGACCATCTCGAAGCCCTCGTCGCCGATGTTCCAGGCCATCGTCTCCTCGCCCACGGGCGTCAGGGTCGTCTCGAACGCGTCAAGCGAGAGGGCCGGCCGCGTGAGCGGGAGGTCGCGCGCGGTCACGACGGCCGCCGCGGCGCCGTCGGCGAACAGGGACGCCCCGAGGATGGTGTCCGGGTTGTTCGAGCTGCGGACGTGGAGCGTACAGAGTTCGACGATCGCCACCAGC
Protein-coding sequences here:
- a CDS encoding SRPBCC family protein; the encoded protein is MVDILHRIGVAKSSPDDVYAALTTIEGLSGWWARNTTGNTDVGGVIAFRFVPGGFDMKVIESVPGKKVLWEVVDGPAEWIGTHVSWDLSQAGDYTIVLFAHEGWAEPVEFMHHCSTKWATYLLSLKQLLESGVGSPDPDDQQISDWH
- a CDS encoding SRPBCC family protein, producing the protein MAERLAGRRVDVEVATTIARPCAVVAAYAADPDNAPEWYANIRSAVWRTPKPLAVGSEIDFRARFMGRDLAYTYRVEEFVPGERLVMATAQGPFPMRTTYTWAVDQSGGDSHHSGSTVMTLRNDGAPRGFAALTAPLMEAMMRRANVKDLARIKDILEARG
- a CDS encoding TIGR03086 family metal-binding protein, which codes for MTFAQTVFLPVTPDEAFGLVTQPERLRRWMTITSRIDLRAGGDFRWTVVPGAYAAGTVTEVEPGRRIAFAFGWEGHGEVPPGSSDLTITLEPAEGGTNLTLVHAGLSPAQEEDHAQGWTHYLGRLAALAGTGDAGLDVWVQPEHFDQIAGADASFAVLDRVLAAVTPDAAARPTPCEDFDVAALTDHLHGSIVSIGTAIGAQFPAEFPSSSVTFDAEARLAVVIQPTLEALAHRGLEGTVDMGFAVMPATSVANILNIELLVHAWDYASALGRDLEVSAELSQYILGLAEETITDQVRASGSFAGAKLVDESAHALDRLVAFTGRVASRG
- a CDS encoding ArsR/SmtB family transcription factor, encoding MPDLLEVAAEPTRRRILQLLAAGESAVTPLSDRFAATRSAISQHLLLLAEVGLVEVRKEGRNRLYRLSAKGMARLHEQVAVFWTNELNLLVADAHALAASGPAPGPTGQIPSEGPTPSEGQNLSEGQTPSEGPS
- a CDS encoding SGNH/GDSL hydrolase family protein, encoding MSADFTTRFVALGDSFTEGVGDPDASRPNGVRGWADRVAEQLQAADPATGYANLAIRGRKIRAILAEQIEPALALRPTLVTLYAGGNDILRPKVDIDALLEDYDAAVARLVGAGVRVLLFTGFDAGSSKVFGAMRGRTAIYNEQVRWIAERHGAALVDYWRFHEFQDWRMWDTDRMHMSSLGHATMANRVLSVLEHEGLADVPEMPELPVLSRVEQLRANAVWVREFAGPWVMRRLTGRSSGDGLSPKYPILTRL
- a CDS encoding alkaline phosphatase family protein → MAPGLAGIDHIVVLMLENRSFDHMLGYLYHGSGNVSPSGAPFEGLTGTESCPGTDGKPVPVYPIAPTTPDAYFMPGADPGEGFAKANSQLFGTTQPAPGAAPTMTGFVTDYAQAIKDNQAKKWYVVPGTAPSWIMGCYAPETLPVLSGLARGFAVCDHWFSSVPTETMPNRAFTCAGTSQGHMDDVTKSYTVPSIFGLLGQHGIPWKIYGYSKPPLTRLNFPDTQKAPAANIGLFKDFQADAAAGTLPGFAFVEPSWSSTGNSQHPNYSMAAGEQLILDTYHALRSGPGWAKTLLIVTYDEHGGCYDHVPPPSGATPPDSSPGEFGFDFTRFGPRVPTVLVSPLIPAGTVFRVAPGTMPLDHTSILATVEHRFGLPPLTRRDAAAPDVGAALTLSAPPHGRPPRRRLRTHAAGPPRRARRDAVPPRRCPRRAHGEVHARRLRRRLRGVTDRRGAERTTAGTRRRPRAPLPLRRGVESNRPTVLRNRPPIGAEASWGASSASAFAGEALPDPASQEAPPCVSADSCPSSPSPSSPFSRSARPLRPLLAAAAIRTSSTSTPSSSAVTSR
- a CDS encoding LLM class flavin-dependent oxidoreductase, coding for MDFGIFTFGELTRGASGTSRSAAQRIDETIRLAKAADQAGLDIIGLGEHHRHDFAFSAPEIVLAAIARETERIRLTTAVTVLSTQDPARVFEQFATLDIISGGRAEIIAGRGVFPESFPLFGYDPANYDALFEDKFELLLQMREQADVTWPTPGSANGRQRGHHALQDAAIAPRPVQDRLPIWRGVGGTPSSFVRAGQAGVPLFLALLSGPQHFARHVELYRAAAAQAGHAASSLRVGTGSHLYVARTSQEARDTFYPHYAAYIEQNMPRPADGFPREQFDAWAGPGGGLLVGSPAQITERILATHEMLGTDRFMAQVGLGTLPFAETSASVELFATEVVPAVRKALGQ
- the gluQRS gene encoding tRNA glutamyl-Q(34) synthetase GluQRS is translated as MNHGAGRFAPSPSGELHVGNLRTALLAWLFARSTGRRFILRVEDLDRARAGAEAVQLRDLAAVGLDWDGEVVRQTERGALYDDAIARLTAAGLTYECYCTRREIQEAPSAPHAPQGAYPGTCRDLTEAQRARRRAERPAAIRLSAGVTEWAVTDGLHGRYTGVVDDFVLRRNDGVVAYNLAVVVDDAAQGVDQVVRGDDLLPSTPRQAYLAGLLGVRVPSYAHVPLVLNPAGRRLAKRDGAVTLGALALLGVPAEQVTALLLESLGLPGALGDALRDFRPEALPRDPWVLHPAALTARARPRELSG
- a CDS encoding FAD-dependent oxidoreductase, with product MEAHGRREVHDAVVVGGGPVGMCFGILLALHGADVVVLEARPERLGHTRAIGIHPPGLRVLERAGVAGALVAQGVQIGEGVARSRASGRTEEIARLHFDPPVLAVPQWATEEALESRLAAIAPGALRRGVRAVRTEQTAGGAVVRCEDGTYAGRWVVAADGARSPLRSCLGVPTYGHPLRDAYLMGDFADATGDGALAVLHLEAAGIVESFPLPGGVRRWVAHLDEPAVDPSARDLAQIIAERTGAALDTSACTMLSAFTVMERLAARMVVGRVVLAGDAAHEVSPIGGQGMTLGWLDAEAFAPLIAAGLDRGGSSGGSGSGWSQLWVATERERLRAARAAARQARVNMTLGRALPPPLMAARNAAFRRLYGVPWLGGRTAARFTMQS
- a CDS encoding type III polyketide synthase, whose protein sequence is MTVLVRSLETAVPSTLLKQPEARDVFAAQEGLTRLGQRLVTACFDAAAIDTRYSAIAEFSWDRPDHDPDFFDPSTGTLLTPSTKTRNDLFVREATPLFTETARRALENADGIAPEDVTHVVTVSCTGFFNPGPDYRIVRDLGLSPSVQRFHLGFMGCYAAFPALRMAKAFCDADPNAVVLVAIVELCTLHVRSSNNPDTILGASLFADGAAAAVVTARDLPLTRPALSLDAFETTLTPVGEETMAWNIGDEGFEMVLGTYVPHIIDDHITGALEPLLARDPELAGRPHAEIDHWAVHPGGRSIVDKVAARLGLSEAQAAPAYDTLREFGNMSSATIMFVLEKILALPAATGAGAHDGAQAGAGAHDAAGPGSRAAGAERVCAMAFGPGLTVETALMTRLLP